The following are from one region of the Bradyrhizobium septentrionale genome:
- a CDS encoding PEP-utilizing enzyme produces the protein MSYVAEGYNSFETKKSPSGIVKYLPDPKSVIALIQSGKLKEHILLVQGGTTTFLAPALSMGAIGVITMSGAPESHLGILSREFQMPCVMTAYLTESDARYVTGGNNEAHFAAMIKALDGKKVQLHCEDRETGRVALLS, from the coding sequence ATGAGTTATGTCGCGGAAGGATACAATAGCTTCGAGACCAAGAAGAGCCCGTCGGGGATCGTCAAGTATCTGCCAGACCCGAAGTCCGTCATCGCCCTGATCCAGAGCGGGAAGCTGAAGGAGCACATTCTCCTTGTTCAGGGCGGCACGACAACGTTCCTTGCGCCGGCGTTGAGCATGGGTGCCATCGGCGTGATTACGATGTCCGGTGCGCCGGAGTCCCACCTCGGCATTCTCTCCCGCGAATTCCAAATGCCGTGCGTCATGACTGCGTACCTTACCGAGAGCGATGCCCGGTACGTCACGGGCGGAAACAACGAAGCCCACTTCGCGGCGATGATTAAGGCCCTCGATGGGAAGAAGGTGCAGTTGCACTGCGAGGACAGGGAGACAGGTCGAGTCGCTCTCCTGAGCTGA